From the genome of Thermoflexus hugenholtzii, one region includes:
- a CDS encoding ketopantoate reductase family protein, whose product MMRIALLGTGALGTLFGVRLAGVAEVWMLGTWREALEAARRYGLRLITPQGEETAFVAAAEDPAEVPPCDAALILVKAYQTERAARWARQVLKPAGIALTLQNGLGPYETLRTVLGPERAWQGVTMMGATLEAPGRARLGGEGPIWLGAPSSSRAPLEPLLARLRQAGFAVEIREDLRGVIWGKLVANTAINPVTALFDVPNGALLERPALWALARGTARETAAVARAQGIRLPFEDPVAFVAEVCRRTAANSSSMRQDVQRGRPTEIDALNGAVAAIGRERGIPVPLNEALWRAVKALERKRVRAPVSPPPKVRAGEIVPG is encoded by the coding sequence ATGATGCGGATCGCGTTGCTGGGCACCGGCGCCCTGGGGACCCTCTTCGGAGTCCGTCTGGCGGGGGTGGCGGAGGTCTGGATGCTGGGGACGTGGCGGGAGGCCCTGGAGGCCGCGCGCCGCTACGGCCTGCGCCTGATCACCCCCCAGGGGGAAGAAACCGCCTTCGTCGCGGCCGCCGAGGATCCGGCGGAGGTCCCTCCGTGCGACGCCGCCCTGATCCTGGTCAAGGCCTACCAGACGGAGCGGGCCGCGCGGTGGGCCCGGCAGGTCCTGAAGCCCGCCGGGATCGCCCTGACCCTCCAGAACGGCCTGGGCCCCTATGAGACGCTCCGGACGGTCCTCGGGCCGGAGCGGGCGTGGCAGGGGGTGACGATGATGGGGGCCACGCTGGAGGCCCCGGGCCGCGCCCGGCTGGGCGGCGAGGGCCCCATCTGGCTCGGCGCCCCCTCATCGTCCCGGGCGCCCCTGGAGCCCCTCCTCGCGCGCCTGCGGCAAGCCGGGTTCGCCGTGGAGATCCGGGAGGACCTGCGCGGGGTGATCTGGGGGAAGCTGGTGGCCAACACCGCTATCAACCCGGTGACCGCCCTCTTCGACGTCCCGAACGGGGCCCTGCTGGAGCGGCCGGCGCTGTGGGCCCTGGCCCGGGGGACGGCTCGGGAGACGGCCGCGGTGGCCCGCGCCCAGGGGATCCGGCTGCCCTTCGAGGACCCCGTCGCCTTCGTGGCCGAGGTCTGCCGGCGGACCGCGGCGAACTCCTCGTCGATGCGACAGGACGTGCAGCGGGGCCGCCCGACGGAGATCGACGCCCTGAACGGGGCAGTGGCGGCCATCGGACGGGAACGGGGGATCCCCGTCCCCCTCAATGAGGCCCTCTGGCGGGCCGTCAAGGCCCTGGAGCGGAAACGCGTTCGCGCTCCGGTCTCCCCGCCCCCGAAGGTCCGGGCGGGGGAGATCGTCCCGGGATGA
- the panB gene encoding 3-methyl-2-oxobutanoate hydroxymethyltransferase — MDRKKVTIHTLQACKAARQPITMITAYDYPTALAVDRAGVDVILVGDSLGMVVLGYPNTLPVTMEEMLHHAKAVARANPSALLVGDLPFMAYQADIAEAVRNAGRFLKEAGMDAVKLEGGREMAPTVEAIVRAGIPVMGHIGFTPQSLHRLGGYRVQGRTAADARRLLEDALALEAAGCFAIVLEMVPEPVAAAITERLRIPTIGIGAGAACDGQVLVLHDLIGLFDRFTPRFARKYADLHQEIVRAVQAYCEDVRSRRFPGPEHTFSMDPEELAAFQAMLEGLPAPAPVREAR, encoded by the coding sequence ATGGATCGCAAAAAGGTCACCATCCACACGTTGCAGGCCTGCAAAGCCGCCCGCCAGCCGATCACCATGATCACCGCCTACGACTACCCCACCGCCCTGGCGGTGGACCGCGCGGGCGTCGATGTCATCCTCGTCGGCGACTCCCTGGGCATGGTGGTCCTGGGCTACCCCAACACGCTCCCCGTCACGATGGAGGAGATGCTCCACCACGCCAAAGCGGTCGCCCGCGCCAACCCCTCCGCCCTGCTCGTGGGCGACCTCCCCTTCATGGCCTACCAGGCCGACATCGCCGAGGCCGTCCGCAACGCCGGGCGCTTCCTCAAAGAAGCGGGGATGGACGCCGTGAAGCTGGAAGGCGGGCGGGAGATGGCCCCCACGGTGGAGGCCATCGTCCGCGCCGGGATCCCGGTGATGGGTCACATCGGCTTCACCCCCCAGTCCCTCCACCGGCTGGGCGGCTACCGCGTCCAGGGCCGCACGGCCGCCGACGCCCGACGCCTGCTGGAGGACGCCCTGGCCCTGGAGGCCGCCGGATGCTTCGCCATCGTCTTGGAGATGGTCCCCGAGCCGGTGGCCGCCGCCATCACCGAACGCCTGCGCATCCCCACCATCGGCATCGGGGCCGGAGCGGCATGCGACGGCCAGGTGCTGGTCCTGCACGACCTCATCGGGCTCTTCGACCGCTTCACCCCCCGCTTCGCCAGGAAATACGCGGACCTGCACCAGGAGATCGTGCGGGCCGTCCAGGCCTACTGCGAGGACGTGCGGAGCCGGCGGTTCCCGGGCCCGGAGCACACGTTCTCCATGGACCCCGAGGAGCTGGCCGCCTTCCAGGCCATGCTGGAAGGGCTCCCCGCCCCTGCGCCCGTGCGGGAGGCCCGATGA
- a CDS encoding HEAT repeat domain-containing protein, which yields MMPQSLDDLTARYRRAVAEEWRYLTVTVHGEERRLPLERVFFMLQARERPEPKPTEPPRPDLDPAGARLQDAGAPPPPQPPPPPVPLEAALAKGEHMALLGEPGAGKSTALQFIGLCFARADENWHRERLGIPRPYIPILLNLQARAYAIAGQKTLWDALRAEVRERLQCPEDEAEALLHAWRQAPGLLVLLDGLDEVPEALREAVRLREAVRERIQRFAQSGAGWVILTSRPAGFQPLPGLREYLLKPFEDPEAEALPYLRGWLAALKPEWTAEEAGARARELLERMRAHPALRRLLDNPLLLRLSAQHYAQAGEIARSRADLYRLWVEEAWERARRRGAKEEEKPRFLEALQALAWHLHTGGGNEEADLLQALQRFGPAQDGAEAEGLLGRLREQTGLLARLSEAEDGKARHRYVFSHQTLREYFVALRLKEAWERDARRAWRFLRARLHLPDWREPLALLVGSLPEPEALRLLKWILHARSPEEGFLRRDLFLAAELAGESGHAKAMWGRLWPELRRALQGETWEVREAAAEALGQIGDPQAIPALIQALQDEEWWVREAAARALGQIGDPQAIPALIQALQDEEWWVREAAARALGQIGDPQAIPALIQALRDEEWVVREAAARALGQIGDPQATPALIQALQDEDWRVREAAAEALEKIGPPAVPALIQALRDEKWEMRQAAAGALGQIGDPQATPALIQALQDEEGVVRQAAAGALGQIGDPQATPALIQALQDEEGVVRQAAAGALGQIGDPQATPALIQALRDEDRDVRQAAAEALGQIGDPQAIPALIQALRNEMWWVRLAAAEALGQIGDPQATPALIQALRDEDRDVRQAAAKALEKIGPPAVPALIQALRDQDVGVREAAAKALEKIGPPAVPALIQALRDQDVGVREAAAKALEKIGDPQATPALIQALQDEDWGVRQAAAWALLKLPPVSPPQNEQERRAWQKRLTSIRRAARRAKEYELLAAVLERQAAWEAALSPWQDPLQPPPVPAWRAWARRAGGGALALLIAGLVALAMAVLSGIGEPLSEAVRAFIQEQPLWAAALLIIILGAAVALLDWIREALRKKT from the coding sequence ATGATGCCGCAGTCCCTTGACGACCTGACGGCGCGTTACCGGCGCGCCGTCGCCGAGGAATGGCGATACCTGACGGTCACCGTCCACGGCGAAGAACGCCGCCTGCCGCTGGAGCGCGTCTTCTTCATGCTCCAGGCGCGGGAGCGGCCCGAACCGAAGCCGACGGAGCCGCCACGCCCCGACCTGGACCCGGCGGGGGCGCGCCTTCAGGACGCCGGCGCGCCCCCGCCTCCCCAGCCGCCTCCCCCGCCGGTCCCCCTGGAGGCGGCGCTGGCGAAGGGGGAGCACATGGCCCTGCTGGGCGAGCCGGGGGCGGGGAAATCCACCGCCCTGCAGTTCATCGGGCTGTGCTTCGCCCGCGCCGACGAAAACTGGCACAGGGAGCGGCTGGGGATCCCGCGCCCCTACATCCCGATCCTGCTGAACCTGCAGGCCCGGGCTTATGCCATCGCCGGGCAGAAGACCCTGTGGGATGCCCTGCGCGCCGAGGTGCGCGAGCGGCTGCAATGCCCCGAGGACGAGGCGGAGGCGCTGCTGCACGCGTGGAGGCAGGCGCCCGGCCTGCTCGTCCTGCTGGACGGGCTGGACGAGGTGCCGGAGGCGCTGCGGGAGGCTGTGCGGCTGCGGGAGGCCGTGCGGGAGCGCATCCAGCGCTTCGCTCAGAGCGGGGCCGGATGGGTGATCCTGACCTCCCGCCCGGCCGGGTTCCAGCCCCTGCCGGGGCTGCGCGAATACCTCCTCAAGCCGTTCGAGGACCCCGAAGCCGAAGCCCTGCCCTACCTGCGCGGCTGGCTGGCCGCCCTGAAGCCCGAGTGGACGGCCGAGGAGGCCGGGGCGCGGGCCCGGGAGCTGTTAGAGAGGATGCGGGCCCACCCGGCCCTGCGCCGCCTGCTGGACAACCCCCTCTTGCTGCGCCTGAGCGCCCAGCACTACGCCCAGGCCGGCGAGATCGCCCGCAGCCGCGCCGACCTCTACCGCCTGTGGGTGGAGGAGGCCTGGGAACGCGCCCGGCGGCGCGGCGCGAAGGAGGAGGAAAAGCCGCGTTTTCTGGAGGCCCTCCAGGCCCTGGCCTGGCACCTGCACACCGGCGGGGGGAACGAAGAAGCCGACCTGCTGCAGGCGCTGCAAAGGTTCGGGCCGGCGCAAGATGGAGCGGAGGCCGAAGGCTTGCTGGGCCGCCTGCGGGAGCAGACCGGCCTCCTCGCCCGCCTGTCGGAGGCGGAAGATGGAAAAGCGCGTCATCGCTACGTCTTCAGCCACCAGACCCTGCGGGAGTATTTCGTCGCCCTGCGCCTGAAGGAGGCCTGGGAGCGGGACGCCCGGCGCGCGTGGCGCTTCCTGCGGGCCCGCCTGCACCTGCCCGACTGGCGCGAGCCCCTCGCCCTGCTGGTCGGGTCGCTGCCCGAGCCCGAGGCCCTGCGCCTGCTGAAGTGGATCTTGCATGCCCGCTCGCCGGAAGAAGGCTTCCTGCGCCGGGACCTGTTCCTGGCCGCCGAACTGGCCGGGGAGAGCGGCCACGCGAAGGCGATGTGGGGACGCCTATGGCCCGAGCTGCGCCGGGCGCTTCAGGGTGAGACGTGGGAGGTGCGCGAGGCGGCGGCGGAGGCGCTGGGGCAGATCGGCGACCCCCAGGCCATCCCCGCCCTCATCCAGGCGCTCCAGGATGAGGAGTGGTGGGTGCGCGAGGCGGCGGCGAGGGCGCTGGGGCAGATCGGCGACCCCCAGGCCATCCCCGCCCTCATCCAGGCGCTCCAGGATGAGGAGTGGTGGGTGCGCGAGGCGGCGGCGAGGGCGCTGGGGCAGATCGGCGACCCCCAGGCCATCCCCGCCCTCATCCAGGCGCTTCGGGATGAGGAGTGGGTGGTGCGCGAGGCGGCGGCGAGGGCGCTGGGGCAGATCGGCGACCCCCAGGCCACCCCCGCCCTCATCCAGGCCCTCCAGGATGAGGATTGGCGAGTGCGCGAGGCGGCGGCGGAGGCGCTGGAGAAGATCGGCCCACCCGCCGTTCCCGCCCTCATCCAGGCGCTTCGGGATGAGAAGTGGGAGATGCGCCAGGCGGCGGCGGGGGCGCTGGGGCAGATCGGCGACCCCCAGGCCACCCCCGCCCTCATCCAGGCCCTCCAGGATGAGGAGGGGGTGGTGCGCCAGGCGGCGGCGGGGGCGCTGGGGCAGATCGGCGACCCCCAGGCCACCCCCGCCCTCATCCAGGCGCTCCAGGATGAGGAGGGGGTGGTGCGCCAGGCGGCGGCGGGGGCGCTGGGGCAGATCGGCGACCCCCAGGCCACCCCCGCCCTCATCCAGGCGCTTCGGGATGAGGATCGCGATGTGCGCCAGGCGGCGGCGGAGGCGCTGGGGCAGATCGGCGACCCCCAGGCCATCCCCGCCCTCATCCAGGCGCTTCGGAATGAGATGTGGTGGGTGCGCCTGGCAGCAGCGGAGGCGCTGGGACAGATCGGCGACCCCCAGGCCACCCCCGCCCTCATCCAGGCGCTTCGGGATGAGGATCGCGATGTGCGCCAGGCGGCGGCGAAGGCGCTGGAGAAGATCGGCCCACCCGCCGTCCCCGCCCTCATCCAGGCGCTTCGGGATCAGGATGTGGGGGTGCGCGAGGCGGCGGCGAAGGCGCTGGAGAAGATCGGCCCACCCGCCGTCCCCGCCCTCATCCAGGCGCTTCGGGATCAGGATGTGGGGGTGCGCGAGGCGGCGGCGAAGGCGCTGGAGAAGATCGGCGACCCCCAGGCCACCCCCGCCCTCATCCAGGCCCTCCAGGATGAGGATTGGGGAGTGCGCCAGGCGGCGGCGTGGGCGCTGTTGAAACTCCCACCCGTCTCGCCGCCTCAGAACGAGCAAGAACGCCGCGCCTGGCAAAAGCGCCTAACTTCCATCCGGCGAGCGGCGCGGCGGGCGAAAGAATACGAGCTGCTTGCCGCCGTCCTGGAGCGGCAGGCGGCATGGGAGGCGGCCCTTTCGCCCTGGCAGGACCCGCTGCAGCCGCCCCCCGTCCCGGCCTGGCGGGCCTGGGCCCGGCGGGCCGGCGGGGGCGCGCTGGCCCTGCTCATCGCCGGCCTGGTGGCGCTGGCAATGGCGGTGCTCTCCGGGATCGGCGAACCGCTGTCGGAGGCCGTCCGCGCCTTCATTCAGGAGCAGCCCCTCTGGGCGGCGGCGTTGCTGATCATCATTCTGGGCGCGGCGGTCGCGCTGCTGGACTGGATCAGGGAGGCCTTGCGGAAAAAGACGTAG